A region from the Bacillus thuringiensis genome encodes:
- a CDS encoding HXXEE domain-containing protein produces MISFFRKHWCDVGLVMAIAVVGCLVVNFGEMSEIKVLLALSFVAILVHQFEEYRWPGYFAGLFNVVIFKSDIPDRYPLNTQSAMVINILIAYVFYLLPVFFPNIIWLGLAPILMGFFQFIWHGIFANIKAKTIYNPGLGAVVLLHVPIGYAYMRYVLLHNLATNLDWILGLIYFLVATYFLIIKGNMLLKSKETIHYFSKKQLGPYNDALK; encoded by the coding sequence ATGATTAGTTTTTTTAGAAAACACTGGTGTGATGTAGGCTTAGTAATGGCTATTGCTGTCGTAGGTTGTTTAGTCGTAAATTTTGGAGAAATGAGTGAAATAAAAGTACTGTTAGCGTTAAGTTTTGTAGCCATTTTAGTGCATCAATTTGAAGAGTATCGTTGGCCAGGTTATTTCGCTGGTCTGTTTAATGTAGTTATATTTAAAAGTGATATACCAGATCGTTATCCATTAAATACGCAATCTGCTATGGTTATAAATATTTTGATTGCGTATGTTTTTTATTTACTTCCGGTTTTCTTTCCAAATATTATATGGCTTGGATTGGCACCTATTTTAATGGGATTTTTTCAATTCATATGGCATGGTATTTTTGCGAATATAAAAGCAAAAACAATATACAACCCAGGATTAGGTGCGGTTGTATTACTACATGTTCCGATTGGTTATGCATATATGAGATATGTTCTTTTACACAATTTAGCTACAAATTTGGATTGGATATTAGGTTTAATCTATTTTCTAGTAGCTACCTATTTTTTAATTATAAAAGGAAATATGTTACTGAAAAGTAAGGAGACAATTCATTACTTTTCAAAAAAGCAATTAGGTCCGTACAATGATGCATTAAAGTGA
- a CDS encoding MBL fold metallo-hydrolase encodes MELRKLTDRVFYTMFSKESDRPVLGYINGQNYSLMVDSGNSKNHVELFNEALRNEGLRKPEGIVITHWHWDHTFGMHAVEGITIAHKKTNDKLTELAMWEWTDSEMKKRLAEGVEIEFADTCIRKEYPLLSEIRVVTSDISFNGYMEIDLGGIVAQLHHVTSPHSDDSVCIFVPQERVLFIGDAVGVDYYNNNHLDKDKLSSLIKAIEGFDFDICVVGHAKPVSKLEIVNIMNSLLIR; translated from the coding sequence ATGGAGTTGAGAAAGCTAACAGATCGTGTTTTTTATACTATGTTTAGTAAAGAGTCCGATAGACCAGTTCTTGGATATATAAACGGTCAAAATTATTCTTTAATGGTAGACTCAGGTAATTCTAAAAATCATGTTGAATTGTTTAATGAAGCTTTACGTAACGAGGGATTAAGAAAGCCAGAAGGTATTGTAATTACACATTGGCACTGGGATCATACTTTTGGGATGCATGCAGTGGAAGGAATTACAATTGCCCACAAAAAGACGAACGATAAATTAACAGAATTGGCTATGTGGGAATGGACAGATTCTGAAATGAAAAAGAGGTTAGCAGAAGGAGTTGAAATTGAATTTGCAGATACTTGTATTCGGAAAGAGTACCCTTTGCTATCTGAAATACGAGTAGTGACTTCTGATATATCCTTCAACGGTTATATGGAAATCGATTTAGGAGGTATTGTTGCACAATTACATCATGTAACTTCTCCACATAGTGACGATTCTGTTTGCATATTTGTACCCCAAGAAAGAGTATTATTTATTGGGGATGCAGTTGGAGTTGACTATTATAATAATAATCACTTGGATAAAGATAAATTGAGTTCTTTAATTAAAGCGATTGAAGGATTTGATTTTGATATTTGTGTAGTAGGGCATGCTAAGCCAGTAAGTAAATTAGAGATTGTTAATATCATGAATTCTCTTCTGATACGTTAG
- a CDS encoding FAD/NAD(P)-binding oxidoreductase produces MKTRDRYKIIVIGAGTAGISSTAHLLRNVPLLKESIAIIDPSKKHYFQPLWSLVGGGIVSKESTMRDQELLIPKEATWIPKSVVKLFPDENKLLLDDGLLLEYEILIVAAGIQINWDGIKGLKESIGTNGVCSNYSYKYVDSTWKEIEKFKGGNAVFTHPNTPIKCGGAPQKIMYLAEEYFSNSGVRNKSEVMFYTANANIFQVPRYANTLEQVLERKQIITNYHKNLVEIIAEKKEAIFEDTQTLKRETVPYSMIHVVPPMGPPSFIKESEISDSQGWVDISPYTLQHVKYKNIFGLGDCTNLPTSKTGAAIRKQIPVLKQNIMDVLNGRDLHAKYDGYTSCPIVTGYKSLILAEFNYNHEPQETFPFNQAKERYSMFLLKRYMLPYMYWNFMLKGLL; encoded by the coding sequence ATGAAAACCAGAGATAGATATAAAATCATTGTGATTGGTGCTGGGACTGCAGGAATATCTTCTACTGCACATTTGTTACGAAATGTACCCCTATTGAAAGAAAGTATAGCAATTATTGATCCATCAAAAAAACATTATTTCCAACCACTATGGAGTTTAGTGGGGGGAGGAATTGTTTCAAAGGAAAGTACGATGCGTGATCAAGAATTACTTATTCCAAAAGAAGCAACGTGGATACCTAAAAGTGTTGTTAAGTTGTTTCCGGATGAAAATAAGCTACTTTTAGATGATGGACTGCTGCTTGAGTATGAAATTCTTATTGTAGCAGCTGGTATACAAATAAATTGGGACGGTATTAAAGGCTTAAAGGAGTCTATTGGGACTAATGGGGTTTGTAGCAATTACTCTTATAAATATGTTGATTCTACTTGGAAAGAAATTGAAAAATTTAAAGGAGGAAACGCGGTGTTTACCCACCCTAATACTCCTATTAAATGCGGTGGTGCTCCACAAAAGATTATGTATTTAGCAGAAGAGTATTTTTCTAATAGTGGTGTAAGAAACAAAAGTGAAGTAATGTTTTATACCGCGAACGCTAACATATTTCAGGTTCCGCGATATGCTAATACATTAGAACAAGTACTTGAAAGAAAGCAAATTATAACAAATTATCATAAAAACTTAGTAGAAATTATTGCTGAAAAGAAAGAAGCAATTTTTGAAGATACGCAAACACTGAAAAGAGAAACAGTACCGTATAGTATGATCCATGTTGTTCCACCAATGGGGCCACCTAGTTTTATTAAAGAGAGTGAGATAAGTGATTCTCAGGGATGGGTAGATATAAGCCCTTATACTTTGCAGCATGTAAAGTATAAGAATATTTTCGGACTTGGAGATTGTACCAATTTACCAACCTCTAAAACTGGAGCGGCAATTCGAAAACAAATACCTGTCTTAAAACAAAATATTATGGACGTACTTAACGGAAGAGACTTGCACGCTAAATATGATGGATATACATCCTGTCCGATTGTTACAGGTTATAAAAGTCTTATACTCGCTGAATTTAACTATAATCATGAACCTCAAGAAACGTTTCCGTTTAATCAAGCGAAAGAACGGTATAGTATGTTTTTACTTAAAAGATATATGTTGCCCTATATGTATTGGAATTTTATGTTGAAAGGGCTGCTATAA
- a CDS encoding MBL fold metallo-hydrolase, protein MLLKYFYDEKLAHASYLVGCQKEGVAIVIDPGRYIEQYIEFAKQEGMDIIAAAETHIHADFLSGSRELSTLYHANLYVSDEGDCDWKYQYLKEGRYKLVKEGSEFKVGHIKFNVMHTPGHTPESISFLVTDTSQNNYTNDKPIGIFTGDFIFVGDIGRPDLLETAVGMKDTAKIGAKQLFNSIQKIKILPDYLQIWPSHGAGSACGKALGAIPTSTLGYEKLFNWAFQCNEESDFVSTLLMGQPEPPSYFSLMKNLNKYGPPIRKKREVFAINTVEEFQEVIRSVQQIVDIRDVESFASGHMEKSINIPYNNSFTTWCGWLLDYKTETLIILDEKKFKVEEVIRDFESIGLDNIIAFVPLQVIQRLDRFESYKEKTPIELYPQIKDGSVKVIDVRSKKEWEEGHLHDAIHIPLGNLFKQLDCIPEDCPIVLQCRTGLRSAIAASILQRAGIKEVVNLKGGFLAWKKEELPYTTYNLNV, encoded by the coding sequence ATGCTTTTAAAATATTTTTATGATGAAAAATTAGCACATGCTTCTTATTTAGTTGGTTGTCAGAAGGAAGGGGTAGCAATTGTAATTGATCCGGGTCGTTATATAGAACAATATATAGAGTTTGCTAAGCAAGAGGGGATGGATATAATAGCAGCGGCTGAAACACACATTCATGCAGATTTTCTTTCTGGGTCTAGAGAACTTTCTACTCTTTATCATGCCAATTTATATGTATCTGATGAAGGAGATTGTGATTGGAAATATCAATATCTTAAAGAAGGTCGATACAAATTAGTTAAAGAGGGCTCAGAGTTTAAAGTAGGTCATATAAAATTTAATGTAATGCACACGCCAGGGCATACGCCTGAAAGTATTTCTTTTTTAGTAACTGATACAAGTCAAAATAATTATACGAATGATAAGCCGATAGGAATATTTACAGGTGATTTTATTTTTGTAGGAGATATAGGAAGGCCGGACTTATTAGAAACCGCTGTAGGTATGAAAGATACTGCAAAAATAGGAGCGAAACAATTATTTAATTCTATACAAAAAATAAAAATACTCCCTGATTATTTGCAGATATGGCCATCACATGGTGCAGGAAGCGCATGTGGAAAAGCATTAGGAGCAATTCCAACTTCTACATTAGGTTATGAAAAGCTGTTTAATTGGGCATTTCAGTGTAATGAAGAAAGTGATTTTGTATCGACTTTATTGATGGGACAGCCAGAGCCTCCAAGTTATTTTTCATTAATGAAGAACTTAAATAAGTACGGTCCACCAATTCGTAAGAAAAGAGAAGTTTTTGCTATTAATACAGTAGAAGAATTTCAAGAAGTTATAAGGAGCGTTCAGCAAATAGTTGATATAAGGGATGTAGAAAGTTTTGCTTCTGGTCACATGGAGAAATCAATTAACATACCGTATAACAATTCATTCACAACTTGGTGTGGGTGGTTACTAGATTATAAAACAGAAACTTTAATCATTCTAGATGAGAAAAAGTTTAAAGTGGAGGAGGTTATTAGAGACTTTGAATCTATTGGGCTAGATAATATTATTGCTTTTGTACCCTTACAAGTTATACAAAGACTTGATAGATTTGAAAGCTACAAAGAAAAAACACCGATTGAATTATATCCGCAGATAAAAGATGGAAGCGTGAAGGTTATCGATGTGCGAAGTAAAAAAGAGTGGGAAGAAGGACATCTTCATGATGCAATACATATCCCTTTAGGAAATCTATTTAAGCAGCTAGATTGCATACCAGAAGATTGTCCAATCGTTTTACAATGTCGAACCGGATTGCGTTCCGCTATAGCAGCTAGTATTTTACAAAGAGCTGGTATAAAGGAAGTGGTGAATCTAAAGGGAGGATTTCTTGCATGGAAAAAAGAAGAGCTTCCATATACAACATACAATCTAAATGTGTAG
- a CDS encoding SMI1/KNR4 family protein yields the protein MGGVNEDTICEAARKLSITFPSTYHCFLKQYGSGGLDGMDIHGCETTAADSSVVYHTKLYRETYNLPEQYIVLNDIDGTVTCLDTNQMKDGECPVVFWSRFSKELYAITYENFSDYLLDSLHESVDNLYDED from the coding sequence ATGGGTGGTGTAAACGAAGATACGATTTGCGAAGCAGCCCGAAAGCTAAGCATTACATTCCCAAGCACTTATCATTGTTTTTTAAAACAGTATGGTAGCGGCGGACTTGATGGAATGGATATACATGGTTGTGAGACAACAGCTGCGGATTCCTCCGTTGTTTACCATACAAAATTATATAGAGAAACATATAACCTACCTGAACAATATATTGTTTTAAATGATATCGATGGTACTGTGACATGTTTAGATACAAATCAAATGAAAGATGGCGAGTGCCCTGTTGTTTTTTGGAGTCGTTTTTCAAAAGAGTTGTATGCCATTACTTATGAAAACTTCAGCGACTATCTATTAGATTCTTTACACGAATCTGTAGATAATTTGTATGATGAGGATTAA
- a CDS encoding MarR family winged helix-turn-helix transcriptional regulator yields MDKKIIYDIRQFNRFYTKVLGLFNNQILDTDYSLTEARILFEISERTDCIANNLVQELNIDRSYMSRILRRFEKEELIEKRSSIKDNRKNLLFLTQKGEELLDLIHIQSDEQLNQLFNGLSDSEINEIRISMMIIKEKLDKNIKQK; encoded by the coding sequence ATGGATAAAAAAATAATTTATGACATCAGACAATTCAACCGATTTTATACAAAGGTACTTGGTTTATTTAATAACCAGATTCTAGATACAGATTATTCATTAACTGAAGCACGAATACTATTTGAAATAAGCGAAAGAACAGATTGTATTGCGAATAATCTTGTGCAAGAACTTAATATTGATAGAAGCTATATGAGCAGAATTTTACGTAGGTTTGAAAAGGAAGAATTAATAGAGAAAAGAAGCTCAATAAAAGACAACAGAAAAAACTTGCTCTTTTTGACACAAAAAGGAGAGGAACTACTAGATCTAATTCATATTCAGTCAGATGAACAATTAAATCAATTGTTTAACGGACTAAGTGATAGTGAGATTAATGAAATTCGTATTTCCATGATGATAATAAAAGAAAAATTAGATAAAAATATTAAACAAAAGTGA
- a CDS encoding GNAT family N-acetyltransferase has product MIIREMKKEDNAKVKEIIQDSLKSLGLAIPGTAYFDPQLNDLHQYYNNLKHANYWVVEMEGEVVGGIGIAPFNEHDKVCELQKLYLSPKAQGLGLSKKLMETALSFASKHYEKCYLETMHELKTACLLYGKFGFMLLNEPLLGSEHSTMNAWYIKSF; this is encoded by the coding sequence ATGATTATTCGAGAAATGAAAAAAGAAGACAATGCGAAAGTAAAAGAAATTATACAAGATTCATTAAAATCACTTGGCTTAGCGATTCCTGGAACAGCTTATTTTGACCCTCAACTTAACGACCTACACCAATATTATAATAATCTAAAACATGCGAACTATTGGGTAGTAGAAATGGAAGGAGAAGTTGTTGGCGGAATTGGTATAGCACCGTTTAACGAACATGATAAAGTTTGCGAATTACAAAAGCTATACTTAAGTCCAAAAGCACAAGGTTTAGGGCTTTCCAAGAAACTAATGGAAACAGCTTTGTCATTTGCCTCTAAACATTATGAAAAGTGCTATTTAGAAACAATGCATGAATTAAAAACTGCATGTCTATTATATGGAAAATTTGGATTTATGCTTTTAAATGAACCCCTACTAGGTTCTGAACATTCTACTATGAATGCATGGTATATAAAATCTTTTTAA
- a CDS encoding DUF4879 domain-containing protein, with protein sequence MFKKAALGISSLAITAFVGLGMATEASAGPAAPLTSLNVVQVESEQGGVETINPNSFSTTRDHGGKYLYITTKEMGYGQNPFAKMNGSNVKSIGSTIIGGKPIVGWYYKWDASGHQQGTFEYQKTSINSPFNTMRTSIYIK encoded by the coding sequence ATGTTTAAAAAAGCAGCACTTGGTATTTCATCGTTAGCAATAACTGCGTTTGTTGGATTAGGAATGGCAACAGAAGCTTCTGCTGGACCTGCAGCACCACTTACTTCACTAAACGTCGTACAAGTAGAGTCTGAGCAGGGCGGAGTAGAAACAATTAATCCAAATAGTTTTAGCACAACACGTGACCACGGGGGAAAATACTTATATATTACTACGAAGGAAATGGGATATGGTCAAAATCCATTTGCGAAAATGAATGGTTCTAATGTGAAAAGTATTGGTTCTACTATAATTGGTGGAAAACCAATTGTTGGCTGGTATTATAAGTGGGATGCTTCTGGACATCAGCAAGGAACATTTGAATACCAAAAAACATCTATTAACTCTCCATTTAATACGATGCGAACTTCAATCTATATCAAATAA
- a CDS encoding VaFE repeat-containing surface-anchored protein, whose product MGKRVIIKVFTLLSVLTLFLNVFLPRASAEVMTHEKYSMNWSYSNSLGKYIRTEIIKNSSGQIAYCLTLGLKSPNGEDLPEMGKTDNVVYRVLLNGFPQKSVEQLGVANQNEAHYATQLAVWNALGQLDVNELNHTNKNVEKAAKAIINAANNSQDNQDIFMNVIPAEKQKAELKGEFFETNLYTVQTNAKSGSYKVVATNAPNGVKIISENGEVKDQLSVGEKFRIQIPKNTKTGEFNLRIAANLTKVQAIAYRGTDTVQNATVLLERNEEKLSSDLAVNWEAAGSLKIKKVGENGEVLADAVFEVFNTNNESVGKIMTGADGTAELNNLPIGTYTVKEIKAPTGYVLGDKSQTIEVKTGETGAVQIVNTKAKGNIEIKKLSDSGKVLPNVEFTVFTEDGKEVKKAVTKENGIANVEGLTFGKYYFLETKTPNGYIGNKTKYPFEIKEHNKTLTFTVENTEVKGSVKLLKVDNEDSSKKLEGAVFELKDSNGKVIGEYKTDKNGEINVKDLAYGKYSFVEKTSPYGYVLVKEPIVFEIKEHGKIIELLAVNHLIKGDLEITKVDVADGNNKLPNAEFTIYNEAGKEVVKGKTDDKGIAKFEKLPFGKYTYKETIAPNGYILNEETFSFEIKENGQIIKHIVKDEKIPSIKTTATDKTDGTKEMHTSKSVTIQDKVEYKDLQVGKEYTLKGKLMNKETNKPLVVNGKEVTAETKFTPKEANGSITLDFTFDATGLEEKEVVVFEELLKDGKVVTTHADINDKGQTVKFVKPSVKTTATNKADGGKEIHAKDSITIQDKVEYTNLVVGKEYTVKGKLMNKAINEPLLIDGKEVTAETKFIAKEKNGFVTLEFTFVGAEQQGREVVVFEDLLHEGQVIATHADINDVGQTVRFVEPSIKTTATNKVDGSKELDASKSVTIQDKVEYKDLIVGKEYVVKGKLMDKATNKPLLVDGKEVTVESKFTAKEKNGSITLDFTFNASALQGKEVVVFEELYQDNVLVAIHVDIEDKGQTVKFKEVKPEQPHQDKNTPTSEQPKEQVKEQPQPKKEIQSKIGWLPQTGADLTSWISMAAGALLLIVGGVIFLKRKNA is encoded by the coding sequence TTGGGTAAGAGAGTTATTATAAAAGTTTTTACATTATTATCAGTACTGACATTATTCCTTAATGTATTTTTACCAAGGGCTAGTGCAGAGGTTATGACACACGAGAAATATTCTATGAACTGGAGTTATAGTAATAGTTTAGGTAAGTACATTCGAACTGAAATTATTAAAAATTCAAGCGGTCAAATTGCTTATTGCTTAACTTTGGGACTAAAATCACCAAATGGGGAAGATCTTCCTGAAATGGGGAAAACAGATAATGTAGTATATAGGGTTCTATTAAACGGTTTCCCACAAAAAAGTGTAGAGCAGCTGGGAGTAGCTAATCAGAATGAAGCACATTACGCGACTCAACTTGCAGTTTGGAATGCATTAGGTCAACTTGATGTAAATGAACTGAACCATACGAATAAAAATGTTGAAAAAGCGGCTAAGGCAATTATCAATGCAGCAAATAATAGCCAAGATAATCAAGATATTTTTATGAACGTGATTCCTGCTGAAAAGCAGAAAGCAGAATTAAAAGGTGAGTTTTTTGAAACAAACTTGTATACAGTACAAACAAACGCTAAGAGTGGTTCTTATAAAGTAGTAGCGACTAATGCACCTAATGGAGTTAAAATTATTAGTGAAAATGGTGAAGTGAAAGATCAGCTTTCAGTTGGAGAGAAATTCCGTATCCAAATTCCTAAAAATACAAAAACAGGTGAATTTAATCTAAGGATTGCTGCAAACTTAACAAAAGTTCAAGCAATTGCTTACCGCGGTACGGATACTGTTCAGAATGCTACAGTACTACTAGAAAGAAATGAAGAAAAGCTTAGTAGTGATCTTGCAGTAAATTGGGAAGCTGCGGGTTCTTTAAAAATTAAAAAGGTTGGAGAAAATGGAGAAGTATTAGCAGATGCGGTATTTGAGGTCTTTAATACAAATAATGAATCAGTTGGAAAAATCATGACTGGTGCTGATGGTACTGCAGAATTAAATAACCTACCAATTGGTACTTATACTGTAAAAGAAATAAAAGCGCCAACGGGCTATGTTTTAGGTGATAAATCACAAACTATTGAGGTTAAGACAGGAGAAACAGGGGCAGTTCAAATAGTAAACACCAAAGCAAAAGGGAACATTGAAATAAAAAAACTTAGTGATTCAGGTAAAGTGCTACCTAATGTTGAATTCACTGTTTTTACTGAAGATGGAAAAGAAGTGAAAAAGGCAGTAACAAAAGAGAATGGAATTGCAAATGTTGAGGGCCTTACTTTTGGTAAGTATTATTTCTTAGAGACAAAAACACCAAATGGTTATATTGGAAATAAAACAAAGTATCCTTTTGAAATTAAAGAGCACAATAAAACACTTACTTTTACGGTAGAAAACACCGAAGTAAAAGGAAGTGTAAAACTATTAAAAGTAGATAACGAAGATAGTAGTAAAAAATTAGAAGGTGCAGTATTCGAGCTAAAAGATTCAAATGGAAAAGTGATTGGAGAATATAAGACAGATAAAAATGGCGAGATTAACGTCAAAGATTTAGCGTATGGTAAGTATTCATTTGTAGAAAAGACTTCACCATACGGTTACGTTCTTGTTAAAGAACCAATTGTGTTCGAAATAAAGGAACATGGGAAGATTATTGAGTTATTGGCAGTTAATCATCTTATCAAAGGTGATCTAGAAATTACAAAGGTAGATGTAGCTGATGGAAATAACAAGCTTCCAAATGCAGAATTTACGATTTATAACGAAGCAGGAAAAGAAGTAGTAAAAGGTAAAACAGACGATAAAGGGATCGCTAAATTTGAAAAGTTACCATTTGGAAAATACACATATAAAGAAACTATTGCTCCAAACGGTTATATCTTAAATGAAGAAACGTTCTCTTTTGAAATCAAAGAAAATGGTCAAATCATTAAACATATTGTCAAAGATGAAAAGATTCCTTCAATAAAAACAACAGCTACTGATAAAACAGATGGTACAAAAGAAATGCACACGTCTAAGTCTGTAACAATCCAAGATAAAGTGGAATACAAAGACCTACAAGTAGGTAAAGAGTACACTTTAAAAGGTAAATTAATGAATAAAGAGACTAATAAACCATTAGTTGTAAATGGTAAAGAAGTAACTGCTGAAACGAAGTTTACACCAAAAGAAGCAAATGGTTCTATTACACTAGATTTCACTTTTGACGCAACTGGTTTAGAAGAAAAAGAAGTAGTAGTATTCGAAGAGTTACTGAAAGACGGAAAAGTTGTTACGACACATGCTGATATCAATGATAAAGGTCAAACAGTTAAGTTCGTTAAGCCATCAGTAAAAACGACAGCAACAAACAAAGCTGATGGTGGAAAAGAGATTCATGCAAAGGATTCTATCACTATCCAAGATAAAGTGGAGTACACTAACTTAGTTGTTGGTAAAGAGTACACTGTAAAAGGAAAATTAATGAACAAAGCTATTAACGAACCATTATTAATTGATGGTAAAGAAGTAACAGCTGAGACTAAATTTATTGCAAAAGAAAAGAACGGTTTTGTAACATTAGAATTTACTTTTGTTGGTGCTGAACAGCAAGGAAGAGAAGTAGTCGTGTTTGAAGACCTATTACATGAAGGTCAAGTAATTGCAACTCACGCTGACATTAACGATGTAGGTCAAACAGTTCGATTTGTAGAACCTTCTATTAAAACGACAGCAACAAACAAAGTGGATGGTTCTAAAGAGTTAGACGCTTCTAAATCTGTAACAATCCAAGATAAAGTGGAATACAAAGACTTAATCGTGGGTAAAGAGTACGTTGTAAAAGGTAAACTAATGGATAAAGCAACAAACAAGCCATTATTAGTTGATGGTAAAGAAGTAACAGTAGAATCTAAATTTACAGCAAAAGAGAAAAATGGTTCTATCACACTCGATTTCACATTTAATGCTTCTGCATTACAAGGTAAAGAAGTGGTAGTGTTTGAAGAATTGTATCAAGATAATGTCTTGGTAGCTATTCACGTTGACATTGAAGATAAGGGTCAAACAGTGAAATTTAAAGAAGTAAAACCGGAACAGCCGCATCAAGATAAAAATACTCCAACTTCAGAACAACCAAAAGAGCAAGTAAAAGAACAACCACAACCTAAGAAAGAAATTCAATCTAAAATTGGATGGTTACCGCAAACAGGCGCTGACCTTACAAGTTGGATCTCTATGGCTGCAGGAGCATTGCTATTAATTGTTGGTGGAGTGATTTTCTTAAAACGTAAAAATGCATAG
- a CDS encoding FAD-dependent monooxygenase — MKNQLLIVGAGPTGLILAIGLAKQGIPFRIIDKNKGPGEASRALAVQARTLEFYRQFGFAEQVVEKGIKSVNMKFYRNTTMKATVNFESMGKGQSPYPFMLSFPQDEHEKFLIEQLEAKGINVEWNTELVSFHQKNDHVNVIIIKNGVEEENIYGYLCGCDGAHSSVRKGLNLNFSGGSYKQMFYVADVHTHSQESVGFQMRLFKKGFGILMPIRTAGSLRLIGIIPEDLMYKENLETDFSLIKPYIQKNMELEITKVNWYSTYKVHHRVSDHFRKGRVFIAGDAAHIHSPAGGQGMNTGIGDAINLSWKLGAVIQGKASESILDSYEQERMTFAKLLVATTDKVFSSIVGNGMFEKFNRQYVIPIIIPRMTKFSIVRKMMFKVISQIRINYRNSQLSIGNTGKIHGGDRLPWIPFDDTDNFAPLESFDWQLHVYGDLVPDFSKFAEKNNILLYTFPYTQGVQKAGIKLGSAFLIRPDGYIALAEETQNINSMEEYIRKNKLNF; from the coding sequence ATGAAGAATCAATTATTAATTGTTGGAGCTGGACCAACTGGGTTAATTTTAGCTATTGGACTTGCAAAGCAAGGAATCCCTTTTAGAATCATCGATAAAAATAAAGGCCCTGGAGAAGCTTCAAGAGCTTTGGCTGTACAAGCAAGAACATTAGAATTCTATCGGCAATTTGGATTTGCGGAACAAGTTGTAGAAAAAGGAATTAAATCAGTTAATATGAAATTTTATAGAAATACAACAATGAAGGCTACGGTCAATTTTGAGAGTATGGGGAAGGGACAAAGTCCATATCCCTTTATGTTGAGTTTTCCTCAAGATGAGCATGAAAAGTTTCTAATCGAACAATTAGAAGCAAAAGGGATCAATGTAGAATGGAACACTGAGCTTGTATCATTTCATCAGAAAAATGACCATGTTAACGTTATTATCATAAAAAATGGTGTGGAAGAAGAAAATATTTATGGCTATTTATGTGGATGCGATGGTGCACACAGTTCCGTCAGAAAAGGGTTAAATTTAAATTTCTCAGGTGGCTCATATAAGCAAATGTTTTATGTAGCTGATGTGCATACTCACAGCCAAGAAAGTGTTGGGTTTCAAATGAGGCTCTTTAAAAAGGGATTTGGGATTCTAATGCCAATTCGGACTGCTGGATCATTACGCTTAATTGGAATAATACCTGAGGATTTGATGTACAAAGAAAATTTAGAAACTGATTTTTCTTTAATAAAACCTTATATCCAAAAAAATATGGAATTAGAAATTACGAAAGTAAATTGGTATTCAACATATAAAGTACATCATAGAGTAAGTGACCATTTTAGAAAAGGACGCGTTTTCATTGCGGGAGATGCTGCGCACATACATAGCCCCGCAGGAGGACAAGGAATGAATACAGGCATTGGTGATGCAATTAATTTATCATGGAAGCTTGGAGCAGTGATTCAAGGGAAAGCTAGTGAATCTATTCTAGATTCCTATGAACAAGAAAGAATGACATTTGCCAAACTTTTAGTAGCAACAACAGATAAAGTTTTTTCTTCAATTGTTGGTAACGGTATGTTTGAAAAATTTAATCGGCAATACGTAATTCCAATTATCATTCCAAGAATGACTAAGTTTTCGATAGTTAGAAAAATGATGTTTAAAGTTATTTCACAAATAAGAATTAACTATCGAAATAGTCAGCTTTCTATAGGAAATACAGGTAAAATTCATGGAGGCGATCGTTTACCATGGATTCCTTTTGACGATACAGATAATTTTGCACCACTTGAATCTTTTGATTGGCAGTTACACGTATATGGGGATTTAGTCCCTGATTTTAGTAAGTTTGCAGAAAAAAATAACATTCTTTTGTATACATTCCCTTATACTCAAGGGGTACAAAAAGCAGGTATTAAACTGGGATCTGCTTTTCTGATTAGACCTGACGGTTATATCGCATTAGCAGAAGAAACTCAAAATATAAATAGTATGGAAGAGTACATTAGAAAGAACAAGTTAAACTTTTAA